A region of archaeon BMS3Bbin15 DNA encodes the following proteins:
- a CDS encoding 50S ribosomal protein L18P, with product MAGGPRYRVPFRRRRKGKTDYRRRLKLLFSGKPRAVVRVSTKHVTSQIVKFSPQGDSTMISASSKEVQKLGWKGSGKSLPACYLLGYLLGKKAKNEGIEEVVLDLGLLSPLPGSRAFAVLKGIVDSGLNVPHGDNIFPDDDRIRGEHIANYARQLGEEEKGRVFSQYISRGLDPENLPEHFEDVLNKIRGA from the coding sequence ATGGCAGGAGGACCTAGATACAGAGTTCCCTTCAGGAGAAGAAGGAAAGGAAAAACAGATTACAGAAGAAGATTGAAGCTTCTCTTTTCAGGTAAACCGAGAGCAGTAGTTAGAGTTAGTACAAAGCATGTTACTTCACAGATTGTTAAATTTTCCCCGCAGGGTGACAGTACAATGATTTCTGCCTCTTCCAAGGAGGTACAGAAGCTGGGCTGGAAAGGCTCAGGTAAGAGTTTGCCAGCCTGTTATCTTCTGGGTTATCTGCTGGGCAAAAAGGCTAAGAATGAAGGTATTGAAGAGGTTGTTCTTGATCTCGGGCTTCTCTCACCACTTCCAGGTTCAAGGGCTTTTGCTGTACTCAAAGGTATAGTTGATTCAGGGCTTAATGTACCCCATGGTGATAATATATTTCCGGATGATGATAGAATAAGAGGGGAACACATAGCAAATTATGCCCGGCAGTTAGGTGAGGAAGAGAAAGGCAGGGTGTTCTCCCAGTATATCTCAAGAGGTTTAGACCCTGAAAATTTACCGGAGCACTTTGAGGATGTGCTCAATAAGATAAGAGGTGCATGA